A single window of Mycosarcoma maydis chromosome 1, whole genome shotgun sequence DNA harbors:
- a CDS encoding U2 snRNP complex subunit CUS2 (related to Splicing factor U2AF-associated protein 2) — MHPAPPTASGSDDPRVYLDRLSGNWRYEDDQGDEWEWQPLVQHSRLAVDLGETEEDGPSASSSSLKATQTVSRSGHWVKALDDDLIRAQQAAYSVEGVDESQPAQAVLRRGKKRAASPPCSHNTASKRSATNHTSGSSPTKLPPSRKPKPITSLYVTGLPLDATSDEIARVFQRYGVLLEDDQGRPRVKMYYDDKTRMFKGEALVVYFKPESVDLAISMLDETSLRGAIGSSSGGQVMRVQRAEFHNAQAGDAKASGKQQAGADGVKPNSTDASCNSHRRNLTEQDRKKIAKRVARLETKLSDWRDDSSSSSVSDSETMHTGSATARTGGARTVVLTKMFTLFELESDPTLLLDLKEDVREECNSSIGGVTNVVLWDAEPEGIITVKFSTPDQANACVRMMNGRFFAQRRIDAYILRSKPRFRKTTTEQDPDTDHDTIPATATAANSKSEAIRKDAFGTWLQDAS, encoded by the coding sequence ATGCATCCAGCGCCTCCCACGGCATCTGGCTCGGACGACCCTCGAGTCTACCTTGATCGGCTCTCTGGCAATTGGAGGTACGAAGATGATCAAGGCGACGAATGGGAGTGGCAGCCGTTGGTGCAACATTCGCGACTGGCTGTCGATCTGGGCGAGACCGAAGAGGATGGACCTAgcgcatccagctcgagcttgaaaGCTACGCAGACTGTGTCTCGGAGCGGACATTGGGTCAAAGCCCTGGACGATGATCTCATCCGtgcacagcaagcagccTACTCGGTTGAAGGCGTGGACGAATCACAACCGGCACAAGCGGTGCTTCGGCGTGGCAAGAAACGTGCCGCGTCGCCGCCTTGTTCGCACAACACAGCCTCCAAGCGCTCAGCTACAAACCACACCAGCGgctcatcaccaaccaAGCTCCCGCCGTCCAGGAAGCCAAAACCAATCACATCGCTTTACGTCACAGGCCTACCACTCGACGCTACGTCGGACGAAATAGCACGTGTCTTTCAACGCTACGGTGTACTTTTGGAAGACGATCAAGGTCGACCTCGTGTCAAGATGTACTACGACGACAAGACGCGCATGTTCAAAGGTGAAGCATTGGTGGTGTACTTCAAGCCGGAGAGTGTGGATCTGGCGATCAGCATGTTGGACGAGACAAGCTTGAGAGGTGCTATTGGGTCGTCCAGTGGGGGACAGGTGATGAGGGTTCAGCGTGCGGAATTCCACAATGCTCAAGCTGGCGATGCCAAGGCGAGTGGAAAGCAACAAGCTGGTGCAGATGGAGTGAAACCAAACTCCACCGATGCATCTTGCAACAGCCATCGACGAAATTTGACGGAACAAGATCGCAAGAAGATCGCCAAGCGAGTTGCGAGATTGGAAACCAAGCTTTCGGATTGGCGAGATGActcgtcctcatcgagcgtctcggATAGCGAGACGATGCATACTGGCAGCGCCACTGCCCGCACTGGTGGTGCTCGCACAGTGGTGCTCACCAAGATGTTTACCTTGTTCGAACTCGAGTCAGAcccaacgctgctgctcgacctgAAAGAGGACGTTCGTGAAGAATGCAATTCCAGCATCGGCGGTGTCACCAATGTCGTGCTCTGGGATGCCGAACCCGAGGGTATAATTACGGTCAAATTCTCTACGCCAGATCAAGCCAACGCTTGCGTACGCATGATGAATGGCCGATTCTTCGCTCAACGACGCATCGACGCCTATATCCTCCGCAGCAAACCCAGATTCCGCAAAACCACCACCGAACAAGACCCCGACACCGATCATGACACCATCCCCGCTACCGCTACAGCTGCAAACAGCAAGAGCGAAGCCATCAGAAAAGACGCTTTCGGCACTTGGTTACAAGACGCTTCTTAA